A window of the Proteus terrae subsp. cibarius genome harbors these coding sequences:
- a CDS encoding TerD family protein: MSKTLQPGENTSLSENKGQVKVSHAVGDNLDINLTAFLVSGSGKVVNDDDMVFFNAPHHASGAASFISPITQGSTVIHSIDFDFSRLPANITKIAITLTQDGSAGGFAVVNQLKAQVLINNEIIELAPSQFSQETGIIVLELYVRNGQNKVRSVWQGFASGLSGLCNFYGVEVEEPTPVVTSPPAPVNIQKSVVKLTKPDSSHRVSLLKGNDAPKRILVSATWIDNGDGKDNDDLDLRVGILRPNGQMSIIQAPDKSGAFNSDPFVFHTGDVVSVSQEQPGCETVEINPAISQLMGGKVALVCSVYSAISNGCVSVASLKPTMRMEYGNQVVECSCEYKKGFFNNMIYTYVIGIIEIDQDSITLKPSGVTSRAGSEATPWLTRNGNELKLTMDGPHVFKGKKPSILGTKRYV; encoded by the coding sequence ATGAGTAAAACGTTGCAACCGGGTGAAAATACATCACTCAGTGAAAATAAAGGACAAGTTAAAGTCTCTCATGCAGTAGGCGATAATCTTGATATTAATCTGACTGCATTTTTAGTATCAGGCTCAGGAAAAGTCGTTAATGACGATGATATGGTTTTCTTTAATGCTCCTCATCATGCTTCTGGTGCCGCTTCGTTTATTTCACCGATAACTCAAGGCTCAACAGTTATTCATAGTATTGATTTTGACTTTTCCCGTTTACCCGCAAATATTACCAAAATAGCAATTACATTAACGCAAGATGGCAGTGCTGGCGGTTTTGCTGTAGTTAATCAATTAAAAGCACAAGTGCTGATAAATAATGAAATTATTGAGTTAGCACCAAGCCAATTTTCACAAGAAACAGGCATTATCGTTTTAGAACTTTATGTTCGAAATGGTCAGAATAAAGTCCGTTCTGTTTGGCAAGGTTTTGCTTCTGGACTTTCAGGTTTATGTAACTTTTACGGTGTTGAAGTTGAAGAGCCAACTCCAGTTGTTACATCACCACCAGCCCCTGTAAATATACAAAAAAGTGTAGTGAAACTGACTAAACCGGATAGTAGTCATCGTGTTTCATTGCTAAAAGGTAATGATGCACCTAAACGTATTTTAGTCAGTGCAACATGGATAGATAATGGAGATGGGAAGGATAATGATGATTTAGATCTTCGTGTGGGAATTTTACGCCCGAATGGTCAAATGTCGATTATTCAAGCGCCAGATAAAAGCGGTGCTTTTAATTCTGATCCTTTTGTTTTCCACACTGGTGATGTGGTGAGTGTGAGTCAAGAACAACCCGGTTGCGAAACCGTTGAGATTAACCCCGCTATTTCCCAATTAATGGGTGGTAAAGTGGCGTTGGTGTGTAGTGTTTACTCTGCGATTAGTAACGGTTGTGTTTCTGTTGCCTCATTAAAACCAACAATGCGTATGGAATATGGCAATCAAGTGGTTGAATGTTCTTGTGAGTATAAAAAAGGCTTTTTCAATAATATGATTTATACCTATGTGATTGGTATTATTGAAATTGACCAAGATAGCATTACATTAAAACCATCAGGTGTAACATCAAGAGCAGGCAGTGAAGCGACGCCTTGGTTAACACGCAACGGTAATGAGCTTAAATTAACAATGGACGGCCCTCATGTTTTTAAAGGGAAGAAACCCAGTATTTTAGGCACCAAGCGTTATGTCTGA
- a CDS encoding YaiI/YqxD family protein translates to MPIWVDADACPKVIKEVLYRAADREKVIITFVANQRLIVPASPFLRTLQVSAGFDVADNEIVRRTNKDDLVITADIPLAAEVIEKGAVALNPRGERYTEATIRERLNIRDFMDTMRASGIQTGGPASLSQRDRQLFANELDKWLLQQKKRT, encoded by the coding sequence ATGCCTATATGGGTTGATGCTGATGCATGTCCAAAAGTAATCAAAGAAGTGTTATATCGTGCAGCAGATAGAGAAAAAGTGATTATTACTTTTGTCGCTAATCAACGATTAATCGTACCCGCATCGCCTTTCTTACGTACATTACAAGTTTCTGCTGGGTTTGACGTTGCTGATAACGAAATTGTTCGCCGTACTAATAAAGATGACTTGGTTATTACTGCTGATATTCCATTAGCTGCCGAAGTTATAGAAAAGGGCGCAGTTGCTCTAAATCCAAGGGGCGAACGTTATACTGAAGCAACTATTCGGGAACGTCTAAATATACGTGATTTTATGGATACGATGAGAGCAAGCGGAATTCAAACGGGAGGTCCCGCAAGTTTAAGTCAACGTGACCGCCAACTTTTTGCGAATGAATTAGATAAATGGCTTTTGCAACAAAAAAAGCGTACTTAA
- a CDS encoding EamA family transporter, whose product MNRYTTLLLTALAPIVWGSTYIVTTEMLPANVPMTLAALRALPAGILLLIIMRQLPQGIWWLRVIILGILNFSLFWWLLFISAYRLPGGVAATVGAVQPLIVLFLSRWLLQTRLSWLSISAALGGIFGVAILILTPNAALDPIGIIAGLGGAFSMATGTVLSRRWQPPVTPLTFTAWQLTAGGAVLLPFALLFEPALPSLTGINFLGLAYLTLIGGALTYIFWFRGLALLGPSSVASLGFLSPLSAVILGWALLGQQLTSLQILGMIVILLSIWTNQQSEKRERAKLQSLS is encoded by the coding sequence ATGAATAGATACACAACATTACTATTAACGGCATTAGCTCCCATTGTATGGGGGAGCACTTATATTGTAACAACGGAAATGTTACCCGCTAATGTTCCCATGACGTTAGCTGCATTACGAGCATTACCCGCAGGAATTTTATTATTAATTATCATGAGACAACTGCCACAAGGTATATGGTGGTTACGTGTGATTATTTTGGGGATTTTAAATTTTTCGCTGTTCTGGTGGTTATTATTTATTTCAGCCTACCGTTTACCCGGTGGTGTTGCGGCTACAGTGGGTGCAGTTCAGCCTTTAATTGTCTTATTTTTATCTCGTTGGTTATTACAAACACGTCTGTCGTGGTTGTCTATTTCAGCTGCGTTAGGCGGTATTTTTGGTGTAGCAATACTGATATTGACACCGAATGCAGCACTTGATCCTATCGGAATAATTGCAGGATTAGGCGGCGCATTTTCTATGGCCACAGGTACTGTATTAAGTCGTCGTTGGCAACCGCCAGTTACACCTTTAACTTTTACAGCTTGGCAATTAACCGCTGGTGGCGCTGTATTATTACCTTTTGCATTATTATTTGAACCCGCATTACCTTCATTAACAGGAATTAATTTTCTAGGCTTGGCTTATTTAACCTTAATAGGTGGAGCATTAACCTATATTTTCTGGTTTAGAGGACTTGCATTATTAGGACCAAGCTCTGTGGCTTCATTAGGCTTTTTAAGCCCACTAAGCGCGGTTATTTTAGGTTGGGCATTGTTAGGGCAACAATTAACGAGCTTACAAATTCTAGGCATGATCGTGATATTACTCAGTATCTGGACTAATCAACAGTCAGAAAAACGAGAAAGAGCAAAGCTTCAATCACTTAGTTAG
- a CDS encoding MarR family winged helix-turn-helix transcriptional regulator: MDRIDKITKQWQRERPDLDVSPMGLIGRLGNITLHLSREMEKIFSQFGLNTSSFDVLATLRRAGAPYTLSPGEMLSTLMVTSGTMTNRIDQLEKAGWVIRKVNPEDGRGFLVSLTPEGLELINQVIEAHVENQKRLVSGLSQQEQQALNQLLKVFLKTLE; this comes from the coding sequence ATGGACAGAATAGATAAAATTACTAAGCAATGGCAGCGTGAGCGCCCTGATCTTGATGTTAGTCCGATGGGATTAATTGGTCGATTGGGGAATATAACTTTGCACCTTTCGCGCGAAATGGAGAAAATTTTCTCTCAATTTGGCTTAAATACGTCAAGTTTTGATGTTCTTGCTACACTACGACGTGCAGGAGCTCCTTATACCCTTTCTCCTGGTGAGATGTTATCAACACTGATGGTTACATCAGGCACGATGACAAATCGTATTGATCAATTAGAAAAAGCAGGTTGGGTTATTCGTAAAGTTAATCCGGAAGATGGGCGTGGTTTTTTAGTTTCGCTAACACCGGAAGGCCTGGAGTTAATCAACCAAGTAATAGAAGCACATGTTGAAAATCAAAAACGTTTAGTCTCTGGTTTATCGCAACAAGAGCAACAAGCATTAAACCAATTGCTTAAAGTTTTTCTTAAAACATTAGAATAG
- a CDS encoding TonB-dependent receptor plug domain-containing protein encodes MCIRFKPCFVLSALTLSLFQYALANTISPEEETLVVTTTRNASSLWNSPATIQVIDKETLTQSTSSSIADQLRDIPGVEVTDNSLAGRKQIRIRGEASSRVLLLVDGQEVTYQRGGQNFGAGILIDESALERIEVVKGPYSVLYGSQAIGGVVNLITQKGGDKPFGGNVKVVYDSATVGWRESALISGTIGDFEYRLNGSYADHGDRYSPDGRLPNTHFRNNGQGAWLGYKVDKHKFGLSLDRYNLSTQSYYADEGKYQEFSVKVPKLEREKVGLFYDYEVDADYFKKLHIDAYTQRIERKFENRVGVITPTGKPMIGNLTVKNRTQSEDTQNTYGMTMQANFTLPANNELILGAQYQQDKVKQTSVGQTSSNSTTGFPPAVNYEKKSLLHNRSQQTNVSVFTQNDWKITEDWSWAMGARQYWLKSELQDGDETVHHNKIGTSYKTLGSDPVRDNAFIVSSNLRYSGFKDTELRLAFAQGYVFPTLVQQFMNTTAGGAVTYGNRDLDAEHSNNVEFGARYKGNNWYIDSAIYYSEAKDYITSLACAGESICEGNSKTGRADYFYYDNIDRAKTYGMEVMAQYQGWSITPYVSANVMRRQFIGSTLKTWDTGEPILTTRFGAKHLLLLNNMNLMSDLYLRAATKAKDHSNPENKQHYAGWTTVNLSLSTEFGNNDQYRINFDLNNILNKRYQTAHESIPATGINAAVGLTWAF; translated from the coding sequence ATGTGTATTCGATTTAAGCCTTGCTTCGTATTATCAGCTTTAACACTTTCACTCTTTCAATATGCTCTTGCTAATACTATTTCGCCTGAAGAAGAAACTCTCGTTGTGACTACAACACGTAATGCCTCTTCGCTATGGAATAGCCCCGCTACCATTCAGGTTATTGATAAAGAAACATTAACTCAATCAACATCTTCTTCTATTGCAGACCAATTACGTGATATCCCTGGTGTTGAAGTCACGGATAACAGCCTCGCTGGTCGTAAACAGATCCGCATTCGTGGAGAAGCATCATCACGCGTGCTTTTGTTAGTTGATGGGCAAGAAGTGACCTATCAACGAGGTGGTCAAAACTTTGGTGCTGGCATTTTAATTGATGAATCTGCACTAGAGCGCATTGAAGTGGTTAAAGGCCCCTATTCTGTGCTTTATGGCTCACAAGCTATTGGTGGTGTAGTGAATTTAATTACTCAAAAAGGCGGCGATAAGCCTTTTGGCGGAAATGTTAAAGTTGTTTATGACTCAGCCACTGTGGGATGGAGAGAGTCTGCGTTAATTTCAGGTACTATCGGTGATTTTGAATATCGCCTTAATGGAAGTTATGCCGATCATGGTGACAGATATTCGCCTGATGGGCGTTTACCTAATACGCATTTTAGAAATAACGGTCAAGGTGCATGGTTAGGCTATAAAGTGGATAAACATAAGTTTGGCCTTTCACTCGATCGTTATAATTTATCAACACAATCTTATTATGCAGATGAAGGAAAGTATCAAGAGTTTAGCGTCAAAGTGCCTAAACTTGAGCGTGAAAAAGTGGGTTTATTTTATGACTATGAGGTTGATGCTGATTATTTCAAAAAACTTCATATTGATGCTTACACACAGCGTATAGAGCGAAAATTTGAAAACCGTGTAGGTGTTATTACACCAACAGGTAAGCCAATGATTGGTAATTTGACGGTTAAAAACAGAACCCAATCGGAAGATACACAGAATACTTATGGCATGACTATGCAGGCAAACTTTACATTACCTGCAAATAATGAATTAATTTTAGGCGCTCAATATCAACAAGATAAAGTAAAACAAACCTCTGTTGGTCAAACATCTTCAAATAGCACAACAGGCTTCCCACCTGCCGTAAATTACGAAAAAAAATCTCTGTTACATAATCGTAGTCAGCAAACTAATGTGTCTGTTTTTACCCAAAATGATTGGAAAATAACAGAGGATTGGTCATGGGCAATGGGCGCCAGACAATATTGGTTGAAATCAGAATTACAAGATGGTGATGAAACTGTTCATCATAATAAAATAGGAACAAGTTATAAGACATTGGGCTCTGATCCTGTAAGAGATAACGCATTTATTGTGTCATCTAATTTACGTTATTCTGGATTCAAAGATACAGAATTACGTCTTGCGTTTGCACAAGGTTATGTTTTCCCAACGCTTGTCCAGCAATTTATGAACACGACTGCTGGCGGTGCGGTGACTTACGGTAATCGAGATCTTGACGCTGAACACTCTAATAATGTGGAATTTGGTGCGCGTTATAAAGGGAATAATTGGTATATCGATAGCGCGATTTATTATTCTGAAGCCAAAGATTACATCACATCTCTTGCCTGTGCAGGCGAATCGATTTGCGAAGGAAATAGCAAAACAGGACGAGCAGATTATTTCTATTATGACAATATCGACCGCGCTAAAACCTATGGGATGGAAGTGATGGCCCAATACCAAGGTTGGTCAATTACGCCTTATGTTTCTGCCAATGTGATGCGCCGCCAATTTATTGGTTCAACATTGAAAACATGGGATACCGGCGAACCTATATTAACGACTCGCTTTGGCGCTAAACATTTATTATTGCTCAATAATATGAATTTAATGTCAGATTTGTATTTAAGAGCAGCAACAAAAGCGAAAGATCATAGCAACCCTGAAAACAAACAGCATTATGCCGGTTGGACAACGGTGAATCTTTCACTGAGTACAGAATTTGGCAATAACGATCAATACCGTATCAACTTTGATTTAAATAATATTTTAAATAAGCGTTATCAAACAGCTCATGAATCTATCCCAGCTACGGGTATTAATGCTGCAGTTGGTCTGACATGGGCATTTTAA
- a CDS encoding heme/hemin ABC transporter substrate-binding protein, which yields MKKIVIAFSLLLLPFNLMAKDNNNSERWVIAGGSITELVYAIGAGNKVVGVDETTSYPEQTQALPHIGYWKQLSTEGILSLRPSTFVTWDDAEPKMVLRQLTQHNVKVISLPRTPATFELMLKNIRTLAISLDKQKEAEALIDSLQSRLAVIHAKNNQIKQKVKVMFFLSPGGGIPQVAGKTSVADAILHLAGGENIATHENYRIYSAEAIIAANPELIVITTQSQKNQTGGLRASEGLASVPGVSMTQAWKKQRIIEIDQSLILGMGPRIVDAVELLHQQFYPADPVNDNK from the coding sequence ATGAAAAAAATAGTGATCGCATTTAGCTTGTTATTGTTACCTTTTAACTTAATGGCAAAAGATAACAACAATAGTGAGCGTTGGGTTATTGCCGGTGGCTCTATCACAGAATTAGTTTATGCCATAGGTGCTGGCAATAAGGTTGTTGGTGTTGATGAAACGACGTCTTATCCTGAACAAACGCAAGCATTGCCTCATATCGGATATTGGAAACAACTAAGTACAGAAGGTATTTTGTCTTTACGCCCTTCTACTTTTGTCACTTGGGATGATGCTGAACCTAAAATGGTATTGCGCCAACTGACACAGCATAATGTAAAGGTGATTTCCTTACCAAGAACACCCGCTACATTTGAATTGATGCTTAAAAATATTCGTACTCTAGCGATTTCATTAGATAAACAAAAGGAAGCAGAAGCATTAATTGATTCTCTTCAATCTCGTTTAGCCGTGATCCACGCTAAAAATAATCAAATTAAGCAAAAAGTAAAAGTGATGTTCTTTCTTTCACCTGGAGGTGGAATTCCTCAAGTTGCAGGGAAAACAAGTGTCGCTGATGCCATTCTTCATTTAGCCGGCGGAGAAAATATTGCCACGCACGAGAACTATCGTATTTATAGTGCAGAGGCGATTATTGCTGCCAATCCAGAATTAATTGTTATTACAACACAAAGTCAGAAAAACCAAACAGGTGGATTAAGAGCCTCAGAAGGGCTTGCTTCTGTACCTGGTGTTTCAATGACTCAAGCATGGAAAAAACAGCGCATTATTGAAATTGATCAATCCCTTATTTTGGGAATGGGACCTCGTATTGTGGATGCCGTTGAGTTATTGCATCAACAGTTTTATCCCGCTGATCCTGTTAATGATAATAAGTAG